A window from Vulpes vulpes isolate BD-2025 chromosome 9, VulVul3, whole genome shotgun sequence encodes these proteins:
- the LOC112913191 gene encoding olfactory receptor 10H4-like produces MLSEFILVGFSTFPQHLLPAFFLFYLLMYLFTLLGNLLIMATVWSERSLHTPMYLFLCALSTSEILVTVAITPRMLVDMLSSHHSITFMDCATQMFFSFTFGFTHSFLLMIMGYDRYVAICHPLRYNMLMSTRTCARLVSWTWAGGSVMGMMVTLIVFHLTFCKSNVIHHFFCHVLSLLKLSCGNENSSVTLGVILVCVSALMGCLFLIVLSYIFIVAAILRIPSAEGRHKTFSTCVSHLTIVIVHYGFASIIYLKPKGPHSMDSNTLMATTYTVFTPFLSPIIFSLRNKELKNAIKKSFKRKFSPLSS; encoded by the coding sequence ATGCTGTCTGAATTCATCCTCGTGGGCTTCTCCACCTTCCCACAGCAtctcctgcctgccttctttctgttctaCTTGCTGATGTACCTGTTCACGCTGCTGGGGAACCTGCTCATCATGGCCACTGTCTGGAGTGAGCGCAGCCTGCACACACCCATGTACCTCTTCCTGTGTGCCCTGTCCACCTCTGAGATTCTCGTCACTGTTGCCATCACCCCCCGCATGCTGGTTGACATGCTCTCCAGCCACCACTCCATCACTTTtatggactgtgccacccagatgttcTTCTCCTTCACATTTGGCTTCACACATTCCTTCTTGCTCATGATCATGGGTTATGACCGCTATGTAGCCATCTGCCACCCCCTGCGCTACAACATGCTCATGAGCACCCGCACCTGTGCCCGTTTGGTGTCCTGGACCTgggctggtggctcagtcatggGGATGATGGTGACCCTGATAGTTTTTCATCTCACCTTCTGTAAGTCTAATGTGATTCATCATTTTTTCTGCCATGTGCTTTCCCTCCTAAAGTTGTCTTGTGGGAATGAGAATTCCTCTGTCACCTTGGGTGTGATTCTGGTGTGTGTCTCAGCTCTGATGGGCTGCTTATTCCTCATCGTCCTCTCCTACATCTTCATCGTGGCCGCTATATTGAGGATCCCCTCTGCTGAGGGCAGACACAAGACCTTCTCCACCTGTGTGTCCCACCTCACTATTGTTATTGTGCACTATGGTTTTGCCTCCATTATCTACCTCAAGCCCAAGGGCCCCCATTCTATGGACAGTAACACCCTGATGGCCACCACCTATACAGTCTTCACCCCATTTCTCAGCCCAATCATTTTCAGCCTCAGGAATAAGGAGCTCAAGAATGCCATAAAGAAAAGCTTCAAGAGAAAATTCAGTCCCCTAAGTTCCTGA
- the LOC112913193 gene encoding olfactory receptor 10H3-like, with protein MLSEFILVGFSTFPQHLLPAFFLFYLLMYLFTLLGNLLIMATIWSERSLHTPMYLFLCALSTSEILFTVAVTPRMLVDMLSSHRSITFVACATQMFFSFTFGFTHSFLLMIMGYDRYVAICHPLRYNVLMSIRTCARLVSWTWAGGSVMGMMVTLIVFHLTFCGSNVIHHFLCHVFSLLKLACGNENSSVTLGVILVCVSALMGCLFLIILSYIFIVAAILRIPSVEGRHKTFSTCVSHLTIVIVHYSFASIIYLKPKGPHSMDSNTLMATTYTVFTPFLSPIIFSLRNKELKNAIKKSFQRKFSPLRS; from the coding sequence ATGCTGTCTGAATTCATCCTCGTGGGCTTCTCCACCTTCCCACAGCAtctcctgcctgccttctttctgttctaCTTACTGATGTACCTGTTCACGCTGCTGGGGAACCTGCTCATCATGGCTACTATCTGGAGTGAGCGCAGCCTGCACACGCCCATGTACCTCTTCCTGTGTGCCCTGTCCACCTCTGAGATTCTCTTCACTGTTGCCGTCACCCCCCGCATGCTGGTTGACATGCTCTCCAGCCACCGCTCCATCACCTTTGTGgcctgtgccacccagatgttcTTCTCCTTCACATTTGGCTTCACACATTCCTTCTTGCTTATGATCATGGGTTATGACCGCTACGTGGCCATCTGCCACCCCCTGCGCTACAACGTGCTCATGAGCATCCGCACCTGTGCCCGTCTGGTGTCCTGGACCTgggctggtggctcagtcatggGGATGATGGTGACCCTGATAGTTTTTCACCTCACCTTCTGTGGGTCTAATGTGATCCACCATTTTCTCTGCCATGTGTTTTCCCTCTTAAAGTTGGCTTGTGGGAATGAGAATTCCTCAGTCACCTTGGGTGTGATCCTCGTGTGTGTCTCAGCTCTGATGGGCTGTTTATTCCTTATCATCCTCTCCTATATCTTCATTGTGGCCGCCATATTAAGGATCCCCTCTGTTGAGGGAAGGCACAAGACCTTCTCCACCTGTGTGTCCCACCTCACTATTGTTATTGTGCACTACAGTTTTGCCTCCATTATCTACCTCAAGCCCAAGGGCCCCCATTCTATGGACAGTAACACCCTGATGGCCACCACCTATACAGTCTTCACCCCATTTCTCAGCCCAATCATTTTCAGCCTCAGGAATAAGGAGCTCAAGAATGCCATAAAGAAAAGCTTCCAGAGAAAATTCAGTCCCTTACGCTCCTGA
- the LOC112913192 gene encoding olfactory receptor 10H3-like — MLSEFILVGFSTFPQHLLPVFFLFYLLMYLFTLLGNLLIMATIWSERSLHTPMYLFLCALSTSEILFTVTLTPRMLVDMLSSHRSITFVACATQMFFSFTFGFTHSFLLMIMGYDRYVAICHPLRYNVLMSPRGCARLVSWTWAGGSVMGMMVTLIVFHLTFCGSNVIHHFACHVLSLLQLACGKETFSVTLGVILVCVSALMGCLSLIVLSYVFIVAAILRIPSAEGRHKTFSTCVSHLTVVIVHYGFASIIYLKPKGPHSMDSNTLMATTYIVFTPFLSPIIFSLRNKELKNAIKKSFQRKFSPLSS; from the coding sequence ATGCTGTCTGAATTCATCCTCGTGGGCTTCTCCACCTTCCCACAGCATCTCCTGCCTGTCTTCTTTCTGTTCTACTTGCTGATGTACCTGTTCACGCTGCTGGGGAACCTGCTCATCATGGCTACTATCTGGAGTGAGCGCAGCCTGCACACGCCCATGTACCTCTTCCTGTGTGCCCTGTCCACCTCTGAGATTCTCTTCACTGTTACCCTCACCCCCCGCATGCTGGTTGACATGCTCTCCAGCCACCGCTCCATCACCTTTGTGgcctgtgccacccagatgttcTTCTCCTTCACATTTGGCTTCACCCATTCCTTCTTGCTCATGATCATGGGCTATGACCGCTACGTAGCCATCTGCCACCCCCTGCGCTACAACGTGCTCATGAGCCCCCGTGGATGTGCCCGCCTTGTGTCTTGGACCTgggctggtggctcagtcatggGGATGATGGTGACCCTGATAGTTTTTCATCTCACCTTCTGTGGATCTAACGTGATCCACCATTTTGCCTGCCATGTGCTTTCCCTCCTACAGTTGGCCTGTGGGAAGGAGACATTCTCTGTCACCTTGGGGGTGATTCTGGTGTGTGTCTCAGCTCTGATGGGCTGCTTATCCCTCATCGTCCTCTCTTATGTCTTCATCGTGGCTGCCATCTTGAGGATCCCTTCTGCTGAGGGCAGGCACAAGACCTTTTCCACCTGTGTGTCCCACCTCACTGTGGTCATTGTGCACTATGGTTTTGCCTCCATTATCTACCTCAAACCCAAGGGCCCCCATTCTATGGACAGTAACACTCTAATGGCCACCACCTATATAGTCTTCACCCCGTTTCTCAGCCCAATCATTTTCAGCCTCAGGAATAAGGAGCTCAAGAATGCCATAAAGAAAAGCTTCCAGAGAAAATTCAGTCCCCTAAGCTCCTGA